From a single Fusobacterium ulcerans ATCC 49185 genomic region:
- a CDS encoding LysR family transcriptional regulator, producing MLDFRIYTFLELCKTLSYTKTAENLHMTQPAVTQHIKFLEEFYKNKLFLYSGRTLSLTAYGKLLYRYLIAMNSDSEKIKEKVLNLSSNIHTLNFGATLTIGEYLIPRVLKKLSRDYPEISVSISVKDTKLLLEKLENGDIDFLLVEGFFEKTKYDSFLFSKEEFVAVCSNKSRFSQGEFTFEELLGERIIVREKGSGSRDIFEKILYDNNLSINDFNKKYEIENIKVIKEMVKEERGITFIYKTAVEKEVENKELSIINLKNFHAEREFNFVFLKDSIHKDEYKNWFKFMKKC from the coding sequence ATGCTTGATTTTAGAATTTATACATTTTTAGAATTGTGTAAAACATTAAGTTATACTAAAACTGCTGAAAATCTTCATATGACTCAGCCAGCTGTAACCCAGCATATAAAATTTTTAGAGGAATTTTATAAGAATAAATTGTTTCTGTATTCAGGAAGAACTTTATCATTGACAGCATATGGAAAACTGCTGTATAGATATTTGATTGCTATGAACTCTGATTCAGAAAAAATAAAGGAAAAAGTGTTGAATCTATCTTCAAATATTCATACTTTAAATTTTGGAGCAACTCTTACAATTGGTGAATACCTAATTCCAAGAGTATTAAAAAAACTTTCTCGTGATTATCCAGAAATTAGTGTTTCTATTTCAGTAAAAGATACTAAATTACTTCTTGAAAAATTAGAAAATGGAGATATTGATTTTCTTTTAGTAGAAGGTTTTTTTGAGAAAACAAAATATGATTCATTTCTTTTTTCAAAGGAAGAATTTGTTGCTGTGTGTTCTAATAAAAGCAGATTTTCTCAAGGAGAATTTACATTTGAGGAACTTCTGGGAGAAAGAATAATAGTCAGAGAAAAAGGGTCAGGAAGCAGAGATATTTTTGAAAAGATACTTTATGATAATAATTTATCTATCAATGATTTCAATAAAAAATATGAAATAGAAAATATAAAAGTAATAAAAGAGATGGTAAAAGAAGAGAGAGGAATAACTTTTATATATAAAACAGCAGTTGAAAAGGAAGTTGAGAATAAAGAGCTTTCAATTATAAATTTAAAAAACTTCCATGCAGAAAGAGAATTTAATTTTGTCTTTTTAAAAGACAGTATTCACAAAGATGAATATAAAAACTGGTTTAAATTTATGAAAAAATGCTGA
- a CDS encoding chromate transporter, with the protein MLYLNLFISFFKIGLFSIGGGYAAMPLIKSQVVDLHQWLTLKEFTDIITIAEMTPGSVSLNCATFVGIQIAGIKGALVATLGCITPSFIVVMIFTYLYFKYGDLKVIKGILRGLRPAVVGLIASAGTTIALIAFFGDKINIKENHINYISVAIFLSAIIALRKFKVNPICVMLASGICGIGIYEFLV; encoded by the coding sequence ATGTTATATTTAAATTTATTTATAAGTTTTTTCAAGATAGGATTATTTAGTATTGGGGGAGGATATGCAGCTATGCCACTTATTAAATCTCAGGTAGTTGACCTTCACCAATGGCTTACATTAAAAGAATTCACTGATATTATAACTATTGCTGAAATGACTCCAGGATCTGTATCTTTAAATTGCGCTACGTTTGTAGGAATACAAATAGCTGGAATAAAAGGTGCTTTAGTTGCTACTCTTGGATGTATTACACCATCTTTTATTGTAGTTATGATATTTACATATCTTTATTTTAAATATGGGGACCTTAAAGTCATTAAAGGTATATTAAGAGGTTTACGTCCTGCAGTTGTAGGTCTTATCGCTTCTGCTGGAACTACTATAGCTCTTATAGCTTTCTTTGGAGATAAAATAAATATAAAAGAAAATCATATAAATTATATTTCAGTTGCAATTTTTCTAAGTGCTATAATAGCACTTAGAAAATTTAAAGTAAATCCAATTTGTGTTATGCTTGCATCTGGAATTTGTGGAATAGGAATATATGAATTCTTAGTATAA
- a CDS encoding chromate transporter encodes MENLNLEKKSYWKLFTTMLYLSAFTFGGGFVIVSLMRKKFVKEYHWIEEKEILNLIAIAQSSPGSLSINISILVGYKLAGIPGALISVTATALPPLITLSIISFFYISFKDNVTVNALMKGMQAAIAAIIFDVTFSLAKDVVKRKELIFSLMTIAVFVAVYFFEINIIFIVLVCGFVGAVSSSYKFKTQHI; translated from the coding sequence ATGGAAAACTTAAATTTAGAAAAAAAGAGCTATTGGAAACTTTTCACAACCATGCTTTACCTTAGTGCATTTACATTTGGAGGCGGATTTGTTATTGTTTCTCTTATGAGAAAAAAATTTGTGAAAGAATATCACTGGATAGAAGAAAAGGAAATATTGAATCTCATAGCTATTGCTCAATCATCTCCTGGTTCACTATCTATTAACATATCTATCTTGGTTGGATATAAATTGGCAGGTATCCCTGGTGCATTGATCTCTGTAACAGCTACAGCGCTTCCACCTCTTATTACATTGTCAATAATTTCATTTTTTTACATATCATTTAAAGATAATGTAACTGTAAATGCTCTAATGAAAGGTATGCAAGCTGCTATTGCAGCAATAATTTTTGATGTTACCTTCTCATTAGCTAAAGATGTAGTGAAAAGAAAAGAACTAATTTTTAGTTTAATGACAATAGCAGTATTTGTAGCAGTTTATTTCTTTGAAATAAACATTATCTTTATAGTTTTAGTTTGTGGATTCGTTGGTGCTGTTTCTAGCAGTTACAAATTTAAAACTCAACACATTTAA
- a CDS encoding LysR family transcriptional regulator, which produces MTLRHIKIFLAVCKYNNVTMAAKELFIAQPAASLAIKELEEYYGIKLFDRISKRLYITEPGKKFLSYASHITSLFDEMEKELKCYDSMSNLKIGATIATGTYFMPKYVEKFAEICPEVKINVYIENSKIIENKLLTNELDLAIIDGIIHSENIISDPILDDKLVIICSPKNPLAEKETVSLEEIKNQNFLLRERGSGTRELFDSILFSRGITIEPLWESISTRALVIAVQQNIGIAVLPFYLVKEELDKKIVSRVKINNIKFVRKFNIIYHKNKYLSSSAMSFIEMCRNMEK; this is translated from the coding sequence ATGACATTAAGACATATAAAAATATTTTTAGCAGTTTGTAAGTACAATAATGTAACTATGGCTGCAAAAGAACTTTTTATAGCTCAGCCAGCAGCAAGTCTTGCTATAAAAGAATTGGAAGAATATTATGGAATAAAACTTTTTGACAGAATATCTAAGAGACTTTATATTACTGAACCAGGAAAAAAATTTTTAAGTTATGCTTCTCATATAACATCTCTTTTTGATGAAATGGAGAAAGAGTTAAAGTGTTATGATTCAATGAGTAATTTAAAAATAGGAGCTACTATAGCAACAGGAACATATTTTATGCCAAAATATGTAGAGAAATTTGCCGAAATATGTCCAGAGGTCAAAATCAATGTTTATATAGAAAACTCAAAAATTATAGAAAATAAATTGCTTACAAATGAATTGGATCTTGCTATAATTGATGGAATAATTCATTCTGAAAATATTATAAGTGATCCGATTTTAGATGATAAACTTGTTATAATATGTAGTCCTAAAAATCCTTTAGCAGAAAAAGAAACAGTTTCACTGGAAGAAATAAAGAATCAGAATTTTCTTTTAAGAGAGAGAGGAAGTGGAACAAGAGAGTTGTTTGACAGTATACTTTTTTCTAGAGGAATAACGATAGAACCATTATGGGAAAGTATCAGTACAAGGGCTTTAGTAATTGCTGTTCAGCAAAATATAGGAATTGCAGTATTACCATTCTATCTTGTAAAAGAAGAACTTGATAAAAAAATAGTTTCCAGAGTAAAAATAAATAATATTAAGTTTGTGAGAAAATTTAATATTATTTATCACAAAAATAAATATTTGAGTTCTTCAGCTATGTCTTTTATTGAAATGTGCAGAAATATGGAAAAATAA